One genomic segment of Spirochaetales bacterium includes these proteins:
- a CDS encoding NAD(P)/FAD-dependent oxidoreductase: protein MERVDCVIIGAGVVGLALARKLSDRLNDVVLVEQHESFGKETSSRNSEVIHAGLYYPEGTLKASLCVEGNRLLYDYCRDYNIPHMKTGKLVVAVHETDIGVIETLFKQGKENGAAGLSLISGSAAAGYEASLSVAGALVSPSTGILDTHALMKSFQTCAEERGAMCAYGCQVRGISGSGGDGYIVEILDADARVMTLETEILINSAGLSSDRIASMAGIDIDDAGYRIHYSKGEYFRINGFPPWTMKHLVYPPPGRTSLGIHTVIDLQGRLKLGPNAFYVNDIAYDVEPSHLEEFHESVKTFLPFIEKKDLSPDMAGIRAKLQKPGDGFRDFVICHETGRGMPGFINLIGIESPGLTSCLAIADHVANML, encoded by the coding sequence ATGGAAAGAGTGGATTGTGTCATTATCGGGGCCGGGGTGGTCGGTCTCGCTTTAGCGCGAAAACTTTCAGACCGGCTGAACGATGTCGTCCTTGTCGAACAGCATGAAAGCTTTGGGAAGGAAACCTCGAGCCGTAACAGCGAAGTGATCCATGCGGGACTTTATTACCCGGAGGGGACACTCAAGGCATCCCTGTGTGTCGAGGGAAACCGGCTTTTGTACGATTATTGCAGGGATTATAACATCCCCCACATGAAAACGGGAAAACTCGTTGTCGCCGTTCATGAAACCGACATTGGTGTTATCGAAACCCTCTTCAAACAGGGAAAAGAAAACGGGGCGGCCGGCCTTTCCCTCATTTCCGGAAGCGCTGCCGCGGGTTATGAAGCCTCCCTTTCGGTTGCCGGCGCCCTGGTTTCTCCCTCTACCGGTATCCTCGACACACATGCGCTCATGAAGTCGTTTCAGACTTGCGCGGAAGAAAGGGGGGCGATGTGCGCGTACGGTTGTCAGGTGCGGGGGATCTCCGGAAGCGGAGGGGATGGGTATATCGTCGAAATTCTCGATGCCGATGCTCGCGTCATGACGCTGGAGACGGAGATACTCATCAACAGCGCCGGACTTTCCTCCGACAGGATAGCTTCGATGGCGGGAATCGATATCGATGATGCCGGTTACCGGATTCATTATTCAAAGGGCGAATATTTCAGGATTAATGGGTTTCCTCCGTGGACGATGAAGCATCTGGTTTATCCGCCGCCGGGACGTACGAGTTTAGGCATCCATACGGTGATCGATCTCCAGGGCCGGCTCAAACTCGGGCCCAATGCCTTCTATGTGAATGATATCGCCTATGACGTCGAGCCTTCGCATCTTGAGGAGTTTCACGAATCGGTAAAAACATTTCTTCCGTTTATCGAAAAAAAGGATCTCTCACCCGATATGGCGGGAATACGCGCGAAGCTGCAGAAACCGGGTGACGGATTCAGGGATTTCGTCATTTGTCATGAAACCGGACGCGGAATGCCCGGTTTTATCAATCTCATCGGTATAGAATCACCCGGCCTGACAAGCTGTCTGGCTATCGCGGATCATGTGGCGAATATGCTCTGA
- a CDS encoding PilZ domain-containing protein — MEEKRQYPRVAVNTTIDIKDNFRAVIKDVSENGIRMVFDKVLPDEDILLFVPLFNEERICMEAKVIWKKEAVENEVEYGLSIVSISDIDKIKLKRFIDEKLSAGDDFEEKRRCGRADLNIVVNYAIKTNAVTKNINKNGICIITEEMLPEGVIIMLIIFIPEKVSIKAYGKVAWSREVKSGKFESGIEFWEIRRSDREDLEKYIETTSNIGNKV; from the coding sequence GTGGAAGAAAAGAGGCAATATCCACGGGTCGCAGTCAATACGACAATCGATATAAAAGATAATTTCAGGGCGGTCATCAAGGACGTCAGTGAAAACGGAATTCGTATGGTATTCGATAAAGTACTCCCGGATGAAGATATTCTGCTTTTCGTCCCGCTTTTTAATGAAGAAAGAATATGTATGGAAGCGAAGGTCATCTGGAAAAAGGAAGCGGTGGAGAACGAGGTCGAATACGGACTCAGTATCGTCTCGATAAGTGACATTGACAAAATCAAATTGAAGCGGTTCATCGATGAAAAGCTTTCGGCGGGAGATGATTTCGAGGAAAAGAGAAGATGCGGCCGGGCGGATCTCAATATCGTCGTGAATTATGCCATCAAGACCAATGCCGTTACAAAGAATATCAACAAGAACGGCATCTGCATCATTACAGAAGAAATGCTTCCGGAGGGTGTCATTATCATGCTCATTATTTTTATACCGGAGAAGGTCAGTATAAAGGCCTATGGGAAGGTCGCCTGGAGCAGGGAGGTGAAATCCGGTAAGTTCGAAAGCGGGATCGAGTTCTGGGAAATTCGCAGAAGCGACAGGGAAGACCTTGAAAAATATATCGAAACGACATCGAATATCGGCAACAAGGTATAG
- a CDS encoding glycosyltransferase: protein MMLEVYLVVAAFICLFFLLLSLKNSATLKQYSSSPHRASGPKVSIIIPARNEASNIGRCLDSLLCQNYKNYEVLVIDDNSTDATWQIMKVYRSKSDKIRIYMGLPLEEGWNGKQYACQQLAEKADGDILVFTDADTVHFPASIRWLVDTMEHHQAGFMSGYLYHEIGSIGEAVVVPSMYIMTALLMPLWLIPEKNNPALSFGIGQLLVCRRQSFDAVGGFGQCRDSVVEDMSLARLMKAQGYKCVFLDAKEYIRCRMYTSFGSAFRGFSKNLYGALHQNPAFFCGLFFVIAGIVEFPFLHFLDVLLNGNGNILLAGLPVILFFSTWHLTITDRKLNPLISLLYPVLFVNIMAIALISFMKTGLGKGVEWKGRLVGCHTKTSGGEKKP from the coding sequence ATGATGCTGGAAGTGTATCTGGTTGTCGCCGCATTCATCTGCCTCTTTTTTCTTCTGCTTTCACTGAAAAACAGCGCGACTCTCAAACAATATTCTTCCTCACCGCATCGCGCTTCAGGGCCTAAAGTGTCGATTATTATCCCGGCCAGGAATGAAGCATCGAATATCGGGCGATGCCTCGATTCACTGCTTTGCCAGAATTATAAAAACTATGAGGTGCTGGTCATCGATGACAATTCAACGGACGCCACATGGCAGATAATGAAGGTGTACCGGAGTAAATCCGATAAAATAAGGATTTACATGGGGTTGCCCCTCGAAGAGGGATGGAACGGCAAGCAGTATGCCTGCCAGCAGCTTGCCGAAAAAGCCGACGGCGATATACTGGTGTTTACCGACGCCGATACCGTTCATTTTCCTGCGAGTATACGGTGGCTGGTCGATACCATGGAGCATCATCAAGCCGGCTTCATGTCAGGCTATCTTTATCATGAAATCGGGTCGATCGGCGAAGCCGTAGTGGTTCCCTCCATGTACATCATGACCGCCCTGCTGATGCCGTTATGGCTGATCCCGGAGAAAAACAATCCCGCCCTTTCATTCGGTATCGGGCAGCTTCTGGTCTGCCGAAGGCAATCATTTGATGCGGTCGGAGGATTCGGGCAATGCAGGGATTCTGTTGTCGAAGACATGTCCCTGGCACGGCTTATGAAAGCACAGGGATATAAATGTGTATTCCTCGACGCGAAAGAATATATTCGCTGCAGAATGTACACCTCTTTCGGTTCGGCATTCAGGGGGTTTTCCAAAAACCTGTACGGCGCCCTGCATCAGAACCCGGCCTTTTTTTGCGGTCTTTTTTTCGTTATTGCCGGTATCGTCGAGTTTCCCTTTCTCCATTTTCTGGATGTGCTTTTGAATGGAAACGGCAATATACTGCTCGCGGGCTTGCCCGTGATATTGTTTTTCTCGACATGGCACCTCACCATTACGGACAGGAAACTGAATCCCCTTATTTCACTCCTCTATCCCGTCCTGTTTGTGAATATTATGGCCATTGCGCTGATTTCTTTTATGAAAACCGGATTGGGAAAGGGAGTCGAATGGAAAGGGCGGCTCGTCGGGTGCCATACAAAAACTTCCGGAGGAGAGAAAAAGCCTTGA
- a CDS encoding 1-acyl-sn-glycerol-3-phosphate acyltransferase, with protein MKKRFYEPRFSLSSRCIFWFTLFAVIIFDIIVGRFKVRGRENLLKVRRGGAFLVSNHTMYLDPAFIAHAIAPRRTCFTAMEETFRRKCIGPYIRSLGAFPVSQTMPANLLIDAVKGAFGRNWFVHFFPEGELDILDPSVREFKRGVFFLAVLLDKPVIPVAVITKPRRAFSDVLNIYLSRIEIVIGKPLFPRAFGKPGGSRKDRVTMMQHHARHLIEHEINRRRREMFN; from the coding sequence TTGAAAAAGCGTTTTTATGAACCACGCTTTTCACTATCCTCCCGGTGTATATTCTGGTTTACCCTCTTTGCCGTTATCATCTTTGATATCATTGTCGGCAGGTTCAAGGTGAGGGGAAGGGAGAACCTCCTGAAAGTACGGCGGGGCGGGGCTTTTCTTGTCTCCAATCACACAATGTATCTGGATCCGGCTTTTATCGCCCATGCGATAGCCCCGCGCCGGACATGTTTTACGGCAATGGAAGAAACCTTTCGGAGAAAATGCATCGGGCCGTATATCAGAAGCCTGGGGGCCTTTCCCGTCTCGCAGACCATGCCTGCCAATCTCCTCATTGATGCCGTCAAGGGTGCATTCGGCCGCAACTGGTTTGTCCATTTTTTCCCCGAAGGGGAACTCGATATTCTCGATCCCTCGGTAAGAGAATTCAAAAGGGGGGTGTTTTTCCTTGCCGTTCTCCTCGATAAACCGGTGATTCCCGTTGCCGTCATCACGAAACCGAGACGAGCGTTTTCGGATGTATTGAACATATATTTATCCAGGATCGAAATCGTCATCGGGAAACCACTCTTTCCACGGGCGTTCGGAAAACCCGGCGGAAGCAGAAAAGACCGGGTCACAATGATGCAACATCATGCGCGGCATTTGATCGAGCATGAAATAAACAGAAGGCGCCGTGAGATGTTCAACTGA
- a CDS encoding DUF2207 domain-containing protein, which produces MKRTVVILLAAFCVCNLYCLQADLESVEIDCVIRPDGNADVFYRLQWHASGGEMHGFYFEGMAADPYFNMDRCFADLDTGERVPLEIDELRSRYYDVILGDGKGFSGRAYYFINYGADFAGYGCIGYTDSEEFGRLFYFDWAPVQWDESLLHRTVRIVLPVIVSTDEVDDETIGSINFRTEPFVNKQNKIDYFGVPGDDGRHYLTVRFHQDDVPGMAAQRIQFYIDAAAVPMEEGVLSVHSPETSGRNEEVVTEDIERQSTEYIEPADDTRIMFIVVIGVSVAFAVLIAIRKSVGFEGVTERVENIRWAGENWIPPKLIVGSYQVKGKIVKDLHPIEVALLLEMPLPKIVAIMLDGLKRQGIIEIDSEDPLRIRIVSARKAEHEYEELFLRAFDTKGNVLSGVLSDFFEKLLVALQEKIWDCDLEAMKEYYTKKLESESETEKGLTGPYYHYWYSYYHIYHHTDAYSRLHLPAGLDSDYRTFMASSACFTGCFTPPAVAAGGGVDACYSACHNACHSACHSACHSACHSACHSACHSACVSGGAH; this is translated from the coding sequence ATGAAAAGAACGGTTGTGATCCTGCTTGCGGCTTTCTGCGTTTGCAATCTCTATTGCCTTCAGGCGGATCTTGAATCGGTAGAGATAGATTGCGTTATCCGGCCGGACGGCAACGCGGACGTTTTTTACCGCCTGCAGTGGCATGCGAGCGGGGGTGAAATGCACGGGTTCTATTTTGAGGGCATGGCGGCGGACCCCTATTTTAATATGGATCGCTGTTTCGCGGACCTCGATACCGGCGAACGGGTTCCCCTCGAGATAGACGAGTTGAGGTCGAGGTATTACGATGTGATCCTGGGAGACGGCAAGGGATTCAGCGGCCGCGCCTATTATTTTATCAATTACGGAGCGGATTTTGCCGGATATGGATGTATCGGTTATACCGATTCGGAAGAGTTCGGCAGGCTTTTCTACTTCGACTGGGCGCCGGTCCAGTGGGATGAATCCCTCCTTCACAGAACAGTAAGAATCGTCCTTCCCGTCATTGTCTCAACCGATGAGGTCGATGACGAGACGATCGGATCGATCAACTTCCGTACCGAACCATTTGTCAACAAACAGAATAAAATCGATTACTTCGGCGTTCCCGGCGATGACGGAAGACATTATCTTACCGTCCGGTTTCATCAGGACGATGTGCCGGGGATGGCGGCACAGCGGATCCAATTCTATATCGATGCCGCGGCCGTCCCGATGGAAGAAGGGGTTCTTTCCGTTCATTCCCCGGAAACAAGCGGCCGGAACGAGGAAGTGGTGACGGAAGATATCGAAAGGCAATCCACGGAGTACATCGAGCCCGCCGATGATACGCGTATCATGTTTATCGTGGTGATAGGAGTATCGGTGGCGTTCGCGGTTCTGATCGCGATCAGAAAATCGGTCGGATTCGAGGGCGTCACAGAAAGGGTCGAAAATATACGGTGGGCGGGGGAAAACTGGATACCGCCGAAACTTATCGTCGGGTCATATCAGGTGAAGGGGAAAATCGTCAAGGACCTTCATCCCATCGAGGTCGCCCTGCTGCTGGAGATGCCCCTGCCCAAGATAGTGGCGATTATGCTGGACGGATTGAAGCGGCAGGGTATCATCGAAATAGACTCCGAAGATCCGCTTCGAATACGTATCGTCTCCGCCCGGAAGGCGGAGCATGAATATGAGGAACTCTTTCTGCGGGCTTTCGATACGAAAGGGAATGTGCTTTCCGGTGTGCTTTCCGATTTTTTCGAAAAACTCCTCGTAGCGCTTCAGGAAAAAATTTGGGATTGCGACCTTGAGGCAATGAAAGAATACTACACAAAGAAACTGGAATCGGAATCCGAAACGGAAAAAGGCCTGACCGGCCCCTATTACCATTACTGGTATTCATACTATCACATTTACCACCATACCGATGCCTACAGCCGGCTTCATCTGCCCGCCGGTCTCGATTCGGATTACAGGACGTTTATGGCATCATCTGCGTGCTTTACCGGGTGTTTTACCCCGCCCGCCGTCGCCGCAGGCGGCGGTGTCGACGCATGCTACTCAGCCTGTCATAATGCCTGTCATTCCGCCTGCCACTCGGCATGCCATTCCGCCTGCCACTCCGCCTGCCATTCCGCCTGCCATTCGGCGTGTGTTTCCGGGGGCGCACATTGA
- a CDS encoding radical SAM protein gives MKKERLLWIDSFIDNVREHLLLREEDDVLIIPPNRVYKVNESGRKLLRFLLDGGRIGDVTDITDGERTEQVHWFFCDLRAFFSGCPEAPEARRAVERINFSFDFTRLPVLGEIAVTYRCNNRCLFCYAGCGGRKKGKELGTRRIERIIGIFKEKAKIPFFSFTGGEPLLRDDLEHLVRYAVARGLRVNLITNATLFTTRRARALFRAGLRTAQVSVESHDEEVHDRLTGNPGSYRKTLAGIEMLQEAGISVQTNTTLNGINAFGIEHLPAFLSALCIKRFSLNLFIPSGRGLEYNQLFFPYSAAGPVIETMQKEARKHGLVFYWYSPVPHCLFNPIAHGLGNKSCAAMDGLISVSPEGDVLPCSSYPEPMGNLLLEEFEAVWFSKRAAFFKNKLFALRECEGCSMFTACQSACPLYFQYAGADEIKAGRASLEKRKRVLVEERS, from the coding sequence TTGAAAAAGGAGAGGCTTTTATGGATAGATTCGTTTATCGATAATGTCAGGGAGCATCTTTTGCTCAGGGAAGAAGACGATGTTCTCATCATACCGCCGAACAGGGTTTATAAAGTCAACGAATCCGGCAGGAAATTGCTTCGGTTTCTTCTGGACGGCGGGCGTATCGGGGATGTTACCGATATCACCGACGGCGAGCGGACGGAGCAGGTTCATTGGTTTTTCTGCGATCTCAGGGCTTTTTTTTCCGGCTGTCCGGAGGCCCCCGAAGCGAGGAGGGCGGTCGAACGAATCAATTTTTCCTTTGATTTCACCCGGCTTCCCGTTCTTGGAGAAATCGCCGTAACGTACCGGTGCAACAACCGCTGCCTTTTCTGTTATGCGGGGTGCGGCGGCCGGAAAAAAGGAAAAGAACTCGGGACACGCCGGATTGAACGGATCATCGGAATATTCAAGGAAAAGGCAAAAATACCCTTTTTTTCATTTACCGGCGGCGAACCCCTGCTTCGGGACGATCTCGAACATCTGGTTCGTTACGCGGTCGCGCGTGGACTCCGCGTAAACCTTATCACAAACGCCACCCTTTTTACCACGCGGCGGGCGCGAGCCCTGTTTCGGGCGGGATTAAGGACAGCGCAGGTAAGCGTCGAAAGCCATGACGAAGAGGTTCATGACCGGCTGACCGGTAATCCCGGTTCTTACAGGAAAACACTCGCCGGCATCGAGATGCTTCAGGAGGCGGGGATATCGGTACAGACGAATACGACACTCAATGGTATCAATGCTTTCGGTATCGAACACCTTCCGGCTTTTCTGTCGGCCCTCTGTATCAAGCGCTTTTCTCTGAACCTCTTCATCCCCTCGGGCCGGGGTCTCGAGTATAATCAGCTTTTTTTCCCGTATTCGGCTGCCGGCCCGGTTATCGAGACAATGCAAAAAGAGGCGCGGAAGCACGGCCTCGTCTTTTACTGGTATTCCCCGGTTCCGCACTGTTTGTTCAATCCGATCGCGCACGGATTGGGAAACAAGTCATGCGCCGCGATGGACGGGTTGATATCGGTCTCACCGGAGGGTGACGTTCTTCCCTGTTCCTCCTATCCCGAACCGATGGGAAACCTGTTACTGGAGGAGTTCGAGGCCGTATGGTTTTCAAAGCGGGCCGCCTTTTTTAAGAACAAATTGTTCGCGCTTCGGGAATGCGAGGGGTGCTCCATGTTTACTGCGTGCCAGTCCGCCTGTCCCCTCTATTTTCAGTACGCGGGCGCGGATGAAATAAAGGCCGGACGGGCGTCCCTCGAGAAAAGAAAACGAGTATTGGTGGAGGAAAGATCATGA
- a CDS encoding peptidylprolyl isomerase yields the protein MPTSREQRRIQQKRSKEKKYAEVQKQRHPILYGISIVVLVVVVVTFIGSGIVGGIQQQPRYVFGTYKDKEIELLGGRTMSALNYFTQLLSNIPDDLESPDQRKQYWQYFYNVAVTHLIMIDEAERGMSMVSQDRIDEEIASSGIYKNKDGYFDEKKYTDTTDMEKSLIRKYIREQIIYSQYVQDKLFSQLMSKEEASFFKKMAGTQRKFSYVSFRYSDYPTEKVIEYGKNNVDKFRKIRVSRIFLSDAAEEEAQDLYNSLEMKVKSFEDLAREKSEDYFASSGGDMGYKYSYELRGFVETDEQLDQIMKLRKDEISLPIKRGEDWSIYKCSEEAVDPDFTEESMQTIVYDYIMQKQRNIIEDYTLTFATDFKKKAEETGFNEAARAVDQYPPSKTGYFPINYLEVFGNFPVKPESEDSPTITDAAYNKEFFTEAFSVSPGTVTEPILLSDQILVMQPEDEKEYSEEDWEAQNTTFSIMMQYNQEDPYFLQLSSTLKNIASSYGIPYQILLLRLNQQADDEGIPYSWMFNVFEYTYFDLDRMIQEKRAEHLEDHFNETYKTLTGY from the coding sequence ATGCCAACTTCAAGAGAACAGAGACGAATTCAGCAAAAAAGATCAAAAGAAAAAAAATACGCGGAAGTACAAAAACAAAGGCACCCGATCCTCTATGGTATCAGTATCGTGGTGCTGGTCGTCGTCGTCGTTACTTTCATCGGTTCGGGAATTGTCGGCGGAATACAGCAGCAGCCGCGTTATGTCTTCGGTACATATAAAGACAAGGAAATAGAGCTTCTGGGAGGAAGGACCATGTCGGCGCTCAATTATTTTACCCAGCTGTTGTCCAATATTCCGGATGATCTCGAAAGCCCCGACCAGCGGAAACAGTACTGGCAGTATTTTTACAACGTGGCGGTCACGCACCTCATTATGATTGACGAGGCGGAACGCGGGATGAGTATGGTTTCACAGGACAGGATCGATGAGGAGATCGCGTCAAGCGGAATTTACAAGAACAAGGACGGTTATTTCGATGAAAAGAAGTATACCGATACGACGGATATGGAAAAAAGCCTGATCCGGAAATATATCCGCGAACAGATTATCTATTCCCAGTACGTTCAGGACAAGCTGTTCTCGCAGCTTATGAGTAAGGAAGAGGCATCGTTTTTCAAGAAAATGGCCGGTACCCAGAGAAAATTTTCCTATGTTTCATTCCGGTATTCCGATTACCCCACCGAGAAGGTTATCGAATACGGTAAAAACAATGTGGACAAATTCCGGAAGATCAGGGTAAGCAGGATTTTCCTTTCCGATGCAGCGGAAGAAGAGGCACAGGATTTGTACAACAGCCTGGAAATGAAGGTAAAGAGTTTCGAGGATCTTGCCCGGGAAAAATCAGAGGACTACTTTGCCTCGAGCGGCGGGGATATGGGCTACAAGTACTCATACGAACTCAGGGGATTCGTCGAAACGGACGAGCAACTCGACCAGATCATGAAACTTCGCAAGGACGAGATCAGTCTGCCCATCAAGCGGGGAGAAGACTGGTCGATTTACAAATGCAGCGAAGAAGCGGTCGACCCCGATTTTACCGAGGAATCGATGCAGACGATCGTCTATGATTACATAATGCAAAAACAGCGAAACATCATCGAAGACTATACGCTTACTTTTGCGACGGATTTCAAGAAAAAAGCGGAGGAGACCGGTTTTAATGAGGCTGCCAGGGCGGTGGATCAATATCCCCCCTCTAAAACCGGATATTTCCCCATCAATTACCTCGAAGTATTCGGGAATTTTCCCGTTAAACCGGAATCGGAAGACTCGCCGACGATCACCGATGCCGCCTACAACAAGGAATTTTTTACCGAGGCCTTCTCCGTTTCTCCCGGCACCGTTACGGAACCGATCCTCCTTTCCGACCAGATTCTCGTCATGCAGCCGGAAGACGAAAAGGAATACTCGGAAGAAGACTGGGAGGCCCAAAACACCACCTTTTCAATAATGATGCAATACAACCAGGAAGATCCTTATTTTCTCCAGCTTTCGAGTACACTCAAGAATATCGCCTCGTCATACGGGATTCCGTATCAGATACTTCTTCTGCGTCTCAATCAGCAGGCGGATGATGAAGGGATTCCTTATTCGTGGATGTTCAATGTGTTCGAGTACACATATTTCGATCTCGACAGGATGATTCAAGAAAAACGGGCCGAACATCTCGAGGATCATTTTAACGAAACCTATAAAACGCTGACGG